From Saccharomyces paradoxus chromosome III, complete sequence, a single genomic window includes:
- the ARE1 gene encoding sterol acyltransferase (Acyl-CoA:sterol acyltransferase~similar to YCR048W), protein MTEAKDLLQDEQFLKIQRLNSAEPNKRHSVTYDNVILPQESVEVSPRSSTTSLAEPATSTTTGVDVESTKAAHVAGKQEQEQEQEEYPVDAHMRKYLSHLKSKSRSRFHRKDASKYVSFFGDVSFDPRPTLLDSAINLPFQTTFKGPVLEKQLKDLQLTKTKTTVTTAKKTEKADAPPGEKLESNFSGIYVFAWMFLGWIAIRCCTDYYASHGSTWNKLEIVQYMTSDLFTIAMLDLAMFVCTFFVVFVHWLVKKRIINWKWTGFIAVSIFELAFIPVTFPIYVYYYNFSWVTRIFLFLHSVVFVMKSHSFAFYNGYLWDVKQELEYSSKQLQKFKESLSPETREILQKSCDFCLFELNYQTKDNDFPNNISCSNFFMFCLFPVLVYQINYPRTPRIRWRYVLEKTCAIIGTIFLMMVTAQFFMHPVAMRCIQFHNTPTFGGWIPATQEWFHLLFDMIPGFTVLYMLTFYMIWDALLNCVAELTRFADRYFYGDWWNCVSFEEFSRIWNVPVHKFLLRHVYHSSMGALNLSKSQATLFTFFLSAVFHEMAMFAIFKRVRGYLFMFQLSQFVWTALSNTKFLRARPQLSNVVFSFGVCSGPSIIMTLYLTL, encoded by the coding sequence ATGACGGAGGCTAAAGATTTGTTGCAAGACGAGCAGTTTCTTAAGATCCAGAGGCTCAATTCTGCAGAACCCAACAAACGGCATTCGGTCACATACGATAATGTGATCCTGCCACAGGAGTCCGTGGAGGTTTCTCCACGGTCGTCTACCACGTCGCTGGCAGAGCCAGCGACGTCCACGACCACTGGAGTGGACGTGGAGTCGACCAAGGCAGCACACGTGGCAGGGAAGCAGGAGCAGGAACAGGAACAGGAGGAGTACCCTGTGGATGCCCACATGCGAAAGTATCTTTCGCACCTGAAGAGCAAGTCTCGGTCCAGGTTCCACCGCAAGGACGCTAGCAAGTATGTGTCGTTCTTTGGGGACGTGAGTTTTGATCCGCGCCCCACCCTCCTGGACAGCGCCATCAATTTGCCCTTCCAGACGACTTTCAAAGGCCCAGTGTTGGAGAAACAACTTAAAGATTTACAACTGACCAAGACCAAGACCACGGTCACGACTGcgaagaaaacagaaaaagcAGATGCTCCCCCAGGAGAAAAACTGGAGTCGAACTTCTCAGGAATCTACGTGTTCGCATGGATGTTCCTGGGCTGGATTGCCATCAGATGTTGCACGGATTACTACGCATCGCACGGGAGCACGTGGAACAAGCTGGAAATCGTGCAGTACATGACTTCTGATCTGTTCACGATCGCGATGTTGGACTTGGCGATGTTCGTGTGCACTTTCTTTGTGGTGTTCGTACACTGGctggtgaaaaaaaggatcaTCAATTGGAAGTGGACCGGGTTCATTGCAGTGAGCATTTTCGAGCTGGCTTTCATCCCCGTGACTTTCCCCATTTACGTTTACTACTACAATTTCAGCTGGGTCACAAGGATCTTCCTGTTCTTGCACTCCGTAGTGTTTGTAATGAAGAGCCACTCGTTTGCATTTTACAACGGGTATCTTTGGGACGTAAAGCAAGAACTTGAATACTCTTCCAAGCAGCTacaaaaattcaaagaatcaCTGTCCCCAGAGACCCGCGAGATTTTGCAAAAAAGCTGCGacttttgtctttttgaATTGAATTACCAGACCAAAGACAATGACTTCCCGAACAACATCAGTTGCagcaatttcttcatgTTTTGCCTTTTCCCCGTCCTCGTGTATCAGATCAACTATCCAAGAACCCCGCGCATCAGATGGAGATACGTGTTGGAGAAGACCTGCGCAATCATTGGCACCATCTTCCTCATGATGGTCACTGCGCAGTTCTTTATGCACCCGGTAGCCATGCGCTGTATCCAGTTCCACAACACGCCAACCTTCGGCGGCTGGATCCCCGCCACCCAAGAGTGGTTCCACCTACTTTTCGACATGATTCCGGGCTTCACCGTCCTCTATATGCTCACCTTTTACATGATATGGGACGCTCTACTGAATTGCGTGGCGGAGCTGACCAGGTTCGCGGACAGGTATTTCTATGGCGACTGGTGGAATTGCGTTTCGTTTGAAGAGTTTAGCAGAATCTGGAACGTCCCCGTTCACAAGTTTTTACTAAGACACGTGTATCACAGCTCCATGGGCGCATTGAATCTCAGCAAGAGCCAAGCCACCTTgttcacttttttcttgagtGCCGTGTTCCACGAAATGGCTATGTTCgccattttcaaaagggTCAGAGGATATCTGTTCATGTTCCAACTGTCGCAGTTCGTCTGGACTGCTCTAAGTAACACCAAGTTTCTACGAGCAAGACCGCAGTTGTCCAATGTTGTCTTTTCGTTTGGTGTGTGTTCAGGGCCCAGCATCATCATGACATTGTACCTGACCTTGTGA
- a CDS encoding uncharacterized protein (similar to YCR051W), producing MNANIWVAASDGNLDRVERILRESNGAMTPQSKDINGYTPMHAAAAYGHMDLLKKMCSEYNGDINVLDNDGDTPLHHVEDVATAKLIVEELGGDFTIRNVEGQTPYDSFVENGEDGELIEYMRIKSGVADTHGVDGSQGEGVIDNRLLEEFKDSVRYTLENDPEEGADEATLQRRRQLEQIVTGDNAEEELERYIRTMVREQMLGQGSMGGSEDEPGSKRRK from the coding sequence ATGAACGCTAATATATGGGTTGCTGCCTCAGATGGTAATTTAGACCGAGTTGAACGTATTCTCCGCGAGAGCAACGGCGCCATGACCCCGCAATCCAAGGACATTAACGGCTACACTCCAATGCATGCTGCCGCCGCATACGGCCACATGGAtctgctgaaaaaaatgtgcAGCGAGTACAACGGGGACATCAATGTATTAGACAACGATGGTGACACCCCATTGCATCATGTGGAGGACGTAGCCACTGCCAAGTTGATCGTGGAAGAGCTAGGTGGAGACTTCACTATTAGGAATGTGGAGGGCCAAACGCCATACGACTCGTTCGTCGAGAATGGCGAAGATGGTGAGCTGATTGAGTACATGAGGATCAAGTCTGGCGTAGCCGATACCCACGGAGTGGACGGCTCGCAGGGCGAGGGTGTCATCGACAATAGGTTGCTGGAGGAGTTCAAGGACAGCGTGAGGTACACTTTGGAAAATGACCCTGAGGAAGGCGCAGACGAAGCCACTTTACAACGTAGGAGGCAATTGGAACAGATCGTTACGGGAGATAACGCTGAAGAGGAATTGGAAAGGTACATCCGTACCATGGTCAGAGAGCAGATGCTGGGTCAGGGCTCCATGGGGGGTTCCGAGGACGAACCAGGTTccaagagaagaaaataa
- the RSC6 gene encoding Rsc6p (Component of the RSC chromatin remodeling complex~similar to YCR052W): protein MVVQTNPVPVTYPTDAYIPTYLPDDKVSNLADLKKLIEMDSRLDLYLTRRRLDTSINLPTNTKGKDHSSNREMLRIYVYNTTENSPRNDSDAPADPGKTTWTLRIEGKLLHESTNGKHTFSEFLEGIAVDFKRLKPLGRGKKRKHDSSLSLPLNLQQPEYNDEDITMGGDDNGDDEDNGEEESREEIVDALEWNYDENNVVEFDGIDIKRQGKDNLRCSITIQLKGVDGSKVEYSPNLATLIGMQTGSVNDAVYSIYKYILINNLFVTEQTKSQDNANDVEDSSNENNNNNNKNGDSDGDGGEGSTPRDRPELGEVKLDSLLQKVLDTNATHLPLMNVVQSINKLVLPLPPIKLDYTIDLAKDTTYGATTLDVDVSHILHKPQQPHFQKGEETDAEDTAKLREITKLALQLNSSAQKYQFFHELSIHPRETLTHYLWSSKQNELVLQGDQYFNEDAARTSDIYSNNNDDRMLMGNISVLYSQGRL, encoded by the coding sequence ATGGTGGTACAAACTAATCCGGTCCCTGTCACGTATCCAACAGATGCTTATATCCCCACGTATTTGCCCGATGACAAGGTCTCCAATCTGgcagatttgaaaaaattgatagAAATGGACTCCAGACTAGATTTGTATTtgacaagaagaaggctGGATACGTCGATCAATTTACCTACAAACACCAAAGGCAAGGACCATTCCTCTAACAGGGAGATGCTGAGAATTTATGTCTACAACACCACAGAAAACAGCCCCCGCAACGATTCTGACGCCCCAGCGGACCCAGGCAAGACTACTTGGACACTAAGAATAGAAGGTAAACTGCTCCACGAGTCCACAAACGGGAAACACACGTTTAGTGAGTTTTTGGAAGGTATCGCGGTTGATTTTAAAAGACTCAAACCGTTGGGTAGAGGTAAGAAGAGGAAACACGATTCGTCATTGAGCCTTCCTTTGAACCTGCAACAGCCCGAGTACAACGACGAAGATATCACCATGGGCGGTGACGACAACGGCGACGATGAAGACAATGGTGAGGAGGAATCCAGGGAGGAGATTGTGGACGCCCTAGAATGGAACTACGACGAAAACAACGTTGTGGAGTTCGACGGTATCGACATCAAGAGACAAGGCAAGGATAATTTGCGATGCAGTATAACTATCCAGTTGAAAGGTGTGGACGGTAGTAAAGTGGAATACTCGCCCAACTTGGCCACCTTGATAGGTATGCAAACGGGCTCAGTTAATGACGCGGTCTATTCGATCTACAAGTACATTTTGATCAACAATCTATTTGTTACTGAACAAACCAAGTCTCAAGATAATGCCAATGATGTCGAAGACAGCAGTAACGagaataacaacaacaacaacaaaaacgGTGATAGTGACGGCGATGGCGGCGAGGGAAGTACCCCAAGGGATAGGCCCGAATTGGGTGAAGTGAAGCTAGATTCACTCTTACAAAAAGTATTGGACACAAACGCCACACATCTCCCCTTGATGAATGTTGTTCAAAGCATAAATAAGTTAGTATTACCGCTACCGCCCATCAAGCTAGACTATACTATTGATCTCGCCAAAGATACCACCTACGGTGCTACCACCCTGGATGTAGACGTATCACATATTCTCCACAAACCTCAGCAGCCACATTTTCAGAAAGGGGAAGAAACAGATGCCGAAGACACAGCCAAACTGCGTGAAATCACAAAGCTTGCCTTGCAGTTGAATTCCAGTGCTCAAAAATACCAGTTTTTCCATGAATTGTCTATACATCCGAGAGAAACGTTGACTCACTACTTATGGTCTTCCAAGCAAAACGAGCTCGTGCTGCAGGGCGACCAATACTTCAACGAAGACGCCGCAAGGACCAGTGACATATACAGTAACAACAACGATGACAGAATGCTGATGGGCAATATCTCAGTGCTCTACTCCCAGGGGAGACTATAA
- the THR4 gene encoding threonine synthase THR4 (Threonine synthase~similar to YCR053W) yields MPNDSQVYRSTRSSSPKTISFEDAIIQGLATDGGLFIPPTIPQVDQATLFNDWSKLSFQDLAFAIMRLYIAQEEIPDADLKDLIKRSYSTFRSDKVTPLVQNVTGDKENLHILELFHGPTYAFKDVALQFVGNLFEYFLQRTNANLPEDKKKQITVVGATSGDTGSAAIYGLRGKKDVSVFILYPTGRISPIQEEQMTTVPDENVQTLSVTGTFDNCQDIVKAIFGDKEFNSKHNVGAVNSINWARILAQMTYYFYSFFQATNGKDSKKVKFVVPSGNFGDILAGYFAKKMGLPIEKLAIATNENDILDRFLKSGLYERSDKVAATLSPAMDILISSNFERLLWYLAREYLANGNDLKAGEIVNNWFQELKTNGKFQVDKSIIEGASKDFTSERVSNEETSETIKKIYEASVNPKHYILDPHTAVGVCATERLIAKDNDKSIQYVSLSTAHPAKFADAVNNALSGFSNYSFEKDVLPEELKKLSTLKKKLKFIERADVELVKNAIEEELAKMKL; encoded by the coding sequence ATGCCTAACGATTCTCAAGTTTACAGATCCACCAGATCTAGCTCTCCAAAGACCAtctcttttgaagatgCTATCATTCAAGGTTTAGCCACTGACGGTGGTCTTTTCATCCCACCAACTATTCCACAAGTCGACCAAGCCACTCTTTTCAACGACTGGTCAAAGCTCTCCTTCCAAGACTTGGCTTTTGCAATCATGAGACTATACATTGcccaagaagaaattccaGATGCTGATTTAAAGGATTTGATCAAGAGATCTTACTCTACTTTCCGCTCTGATAAGGTCACACCCCTAGTGCAAAATGTCACCGGTGACAAGGAAAATTTGCACATTTTAGAATTATTCCACGGCCCCACCTACGCTTTCAAAGATGTTGCTCTGCAATTTGTCGGTaatctttttgaatatttcttgCAAAGAACCAATGCCAATTTACCCGAggacaagaagaagcaaatCACTGTGGTCGGTGCTACCTCTGGTGACACTGGTTCTGCAGCTATCTACGGTCTGAGAGGCAAAAAGGACGTCTCCGTTTTCATCTTGTATCCAACCGGTAGAATTTCCCCAattcaagaagaacaaatgaCCACTGTTCCAGATGAAAACGTTCAAACCTTGTCTGTCACCGGTACTTTCGACAACTGTCAAGATATCGTTAAGGCTATCTTCGGTGACAAAGAATTTAACTCTAAACACAACGTCGGTGCCGTTAACTCCATCAACTGGGCAAGAATTTTGGCCCAAATGACCTACTACTTCTATTCCTTTTTCCAAGCTACCAACGGTAAGGATTCTAAGAAGGTCAAGTTCGTGGTGCCAAGCGGGAATTTCGGTGATATATTGGCAGGATATTTTGCCAAGAAAATGGGTTTGcctattgaaaaactggCCATTGCTACCAATGAAAACGATATTTTGGAcagatttttgaaatctgGTTTATACGAAAGATCTGACAAAGTTGCTGCTACTTTATCTCCAGCAATGGATATCTTAATCTCTTCCAATTTCGAAAGACTTTTGTGGTACCTAGCTCGTGAATACTTGGCCAATGGCAATGACTTAAAAGCAGGTGAAATTGTTAACAACTGGTTCCAAGAATTGAAGACCAATGGTAAATTCCAAGTTGACAAATCCATCATTGAAGGTGCATCAAAGGACTTCACATCAGAAAGAGTCTCCAATGAAGAAACCTCTGAAACAATCAAGAAGATCTACGAAGCATCTGTAAATCCAAAACACTACATCTTAGATCCTCACACAGCTGTCGGTGTTTGCGCCACAGAAAGATTGATCGCAAAAGATAATGACAAATCTATCCAATACGTTTCTTTATCTACCGCTCACCCAGCTAAATTTGCTGATGCTGTCAACAACGCATTATCTGGATTTTCCAATTATTCCTTCGAAAAGGACGTTTTGCCTGAAGAGTTGAAGAAACTATCTacattaaagaagaaattgaaattcaTCGAAAGAGCTGACGTTGAATTGGTCAAGAACgctattgaagaagaacttgctaaaatgaaattataa
- the CTR86 gene encoding Ctr86p (similar to YCR054C): MLTEKFLDEFNLFDSIITTMKNDPCCVEDYKPIVENLNQIFQKTFNDQEHRKSMADSRLFWERLRDALESMLLPVSLNEDSSIPYTRTVRGLVLMMRNLAAENQEIPQKLLLQNLVIRGFLHATSEYVVDTPLIKHLYIACLTCLYNMQQNYSTVDMTTFSALLQFFQYPYGVKFEEGEEEEHFWLPYLFLFKTYLNNDEFSNEFFRDNDTSQNDYYCLRDRIFFDIVTAKFIRDQENSFVIEKGRNYLDDSKLEITPIDLSVLECISKSLTAASFGKYLYGLEKRQPEKFTNMLQILQLIVTSKEDWNKYELTAIMSWCYPILQRLASNDIPAFFNKNANDYTPSVAIQLHSTLLSCLDIISDLCKFDHVRKFLVSYDSVRILISLLDTFQKNLLRINFLKGNGETVNDIKITDYQGNKIEDRLLIFNRVNTNSSFIRADNFPHCKLVIIEILASLVYAHPEIQDQIRELGGLALILSNCVIDDNDPFIKERSIVCLKFLLKNNAKNQEYVKKMEAQDVVQDDALSKAGFEISVEKGGKVRLVSKKEDPGNESSEIISIDED; encoded by the coding sequence ATGCTCACGGAAAAATTTCTAGATGAATTCAATTTATTTGATTCAATCATTACAACAATGAAGAATGACCCATGTTGCGTTGAGGATTATAAGCCTATCGTCGAAAACCTgaaccaaatttttcaaaagacgTTTAATGATCAAGAACATAGGAAATCAATGGCTGACTCCCGGCTTTTTTGGGAACGACTAAGGGACGCATTGGAGTCAATGCTACTGCCGGTATCGTTAAATGAAGATAGCTCAATACCGTACACAAGAACAGTGAGAGGTCTTGTCTTAATGATGAGAAACCTTGCCGCTGAAAACCAGGAAATTCCTCAAAAGCTTTTACTACAAAATCTCGTAATACGTGGTTTTCTGCATGCAACTAGTGAGTATGTTGTTGACACTCCACTAATCAAGCATCTATACATTGCATGTTTAACGTGCCTTTATAACATGCAACAAAACTATTCTACAGTAGACATGACTACTTTCTCAGCtcttttacaattttttcaatatccttATGGGGTCAAATTCGAGGAgggtgaagaagaagagcatTTCTGGTTACCAtatctatttcttttcaaaacatatctcaataatgatgaattttctaACGAATTTTTCAGGGATAATGACACATCCCAGAACGACTATTATTGCCTAAGGGatagaatattttttgatatagTAACAGCCAAATTCATCCGGGATCAAGAGAACTCCTTTGTAATTGAAAAGGGCAGGAACTATCTGGATGATTCAAAACTGGAAATCACACCTATTGATCTATCTGTTTTAGAATGTATCAGCAAAAGTCTCACCGCTGCTTCTTTTGGTAAATACCTTTATGGATTAGAGAAAAGACAACCAGAAAAATTCACCAATATGTTGCAGATATTGCAATTAATTGTGACGAGCAAAGAAGATTGGAATAAATACGAGTTAACCGCAATCATGTCATGGTGCTATCCGATTTTGCAACGTCTTGCATCCAACGATATCCCtgcttttttcaataaaaatgctAACGATTATACCCCTTCAGTTGCTATTCAATTACATTCCACTTTGCTGTCTTGTTTGGATATAATTTCTGACTTGTGCAAATTCGATCATgtaagaaaatttttagttTCCTATGACTCTGTGAGAATATTAATATCACTGTTAGATACTTTccagaaaaatttgttgagAATTAATTTCTTAAAGGGGAATGGTGAGACGGTGAATGACATCAAAATCACAGATTATCAAGGTAATAAAATCGAGGATCGACTATTAATTTTTAACCGCGTTAATACCAACTCGTCCTTCATTAGGGCTGATAATTTTCCTCATTGTAAATTAGTAATAATTGAAATATTGGCATCGTTGGTGTATGCACATCCTGAAATCCAGGATCAAATAAGAGAATTGGGGGGTCTTGCATTAATTCTTTCCAACTGTGTCATCGATGATAATGATCCGTTCATTAAGGAAAGGTCCATCGTTtgtttgaagtttttgttAAAAAACAATGCCAAAAATCAGGaatatgtaaaaaaaatggaagcaCAAGACGTTGTTCAAGATGATGCATTGAGTAAAGCAGGTTTTGAAATATCAGTGGAAAAGGGCGGGAAAGTTAGGTTGGtatccaaaaaagaagaccCTGGGAACGAAAGTTCAGAGATTATTAGCATAGATGAAGATTAA
- the PWP2 gene encoding snoRNA-binding rRNA-processing protein PWP2 (Conserved 90S pre-ribosomal component~similar to YCR057C) has protein sequence MKSDFKFSNLLGTVYRQGNITFSDDGKQLLSPVGNRVSVFDLINNKSFTFEYEHRKNIAAIDLNKQGTLLISIDEDGRAILVNFKARNVLHHFNFKEKCSAVKFSPDGRLFALASGRFLQIWKTPDVNKDRQFAPFVRYRVHAGHFQDITSLTWSQDSRFILTTSKDLSAKIWSVYSEEKNLAATTFNGHRDYVMGAFFSHDQEKIYTVSKDGAVFVWEFTKRPTDDDEDESENEDEQEEVDISKYSWRITKKHFFYANQSKVKCVTFHPATRLLAVGFTSGEFRLYDLPDFTLIQQLSMGQNPVNTVSVNNTGEWLAFGSSKLGQLLVYEWQSESYILKQQGHFDSTNSLAYSPDGSRVVTASDDGKIKVWDITSGFCLATFEEHTSSVTAVQFAKRGQVMFSSSLDGTVRAWDLIRYRNFRTFTGTERIQFNCLAVDPSGEVVCAGSLDNFDIHVWSVQTGQLLDALSGHEGPVSCLSFSQENSVLASASWDKTIRIWSIFGRSQQVEPLEVYSDVLALSMRPDGKEVAVSTLKGQISIFNIEDAKQVGNIDCRKDIISGRFNEDRFTAKNSERSKFFTTIHYSFDGMAIVAGGNNNSICLYDVPNEVLLKRFIVSRNMALNGTLEFLNSKKMTEAGSLDLIDDAGENSDLEDRIDNSLPGSQKGGDLSTRRMRPEVRVTSVQFSPTANAFAAASTEGLLIYSTNDTILFDPFDLDVDVTPHSTVEALREKQYLNALVMAFRLNEEYLINKVYEAIPIKEIPLVASNIPAIYLPRILKFIGDFAIESQHIEFNLIWIKALLSSSGDYINEHKYLFSTAMRSIQRFIVRVAKDVVNTTTDNKYAYRFLVSTDGSMEDDTADDDEVLLKDDAEEDNEENDVAMESDDEEGWIGFNGKDNKLPLSNENDSSDEEEDEKELP, from the coding sequence ATGAAATCCGATTTCAAGTTCTCAAACCTTTTAGGTACGGTCTACAGACAAGGCAACATAACCTTTTCCGATGACGGCAAGCAACTACTCTCACCGGTGGGGAATAGGGTCAGTGTGTTTGACTTGATCAACAATAAATCGTTCACGTTTGAATACGAACATCGCAAAAATATTGCCGCCATTGATCTGAACAAGCAAGGCACACTGCTGATTTCGATTGACGAGGACGGTCGCGCCATCCTCGTGAACTTCAAAGCCCGCAACGTGCTTCACCATTTCaactttaaagaaaaatgctCTGCTGTGAAGTTCAGCCCCGATGGGAGACTCTTTGCATTAGCCTCGGGCAGGTTTTTACAAATTTGGAAGACTCCAGATGTTAACAAAGACAGACAATTCGCTCCTTTTGTCCGCTATAGGGTACATGCGGGACACTTTCAAGACATAACGTCTTTGACGTGGTCGCAAGATTCCAGGTTCATCCTCACCACTTCCAAAGACTTGAGTGCAAAAATATGGTCCGTATATTCAGAGGAGAAGAACCTTGCGGCGACAACATTCAACGGCCACAGAGACTACGTTATGGGTGCATTCTTCAGCCATGACcaggaaaaaatttacacTGTAAGCAAAGACGGTGCTGTTTTTGTCTGGGAATTTACCAAGAGGCCCACTGATGACGACGAAGACGAAAGTGAAAACGAAGacgaacaagaagaagtagaCATCTCGAAATACAGCTGGAGAATCACAAAGAAGCATTTTTTCTACGCAAACCAATCCAAAGTAAAATGTGTGACATTCCATCCAGCAACAAGGCTTTTAGCTGTCGGATTTACTAGCGGAGAATTCCGTCTCTACGATTTACCCGATTTCACTTTGATTCAACAGCTTTCTATGGGACAAAATCCGGTCAACACTGTCAGTGTCAACAACACCGGTGAATGGCTGGCGTTTGGTTCCAGCAAATTGGGCCAATTACTAGTTTACGAGTGGCAATCAGAATCATACATCTTGAAGCAGCAGGGCCATTTCGATTCCACAAACAGTCTCGCATACTCTCCAGACGGTTCACGTGTAGTGACGGCATCCGATGATGGGAAAATCAAAGTTTGGGACATTACATCAGGGTTCTGTTTGGCCACTTTCGAAGAGCACACCTCTTCAGTGACCGCTGTACAGTTTGCGAAAAGGGGCCAGGTCatgttttcatcatcgttaGATGGTACGGTGAGAGCATGGGACTTAATCAGGTATCGTAATTTTAGAACATTCACTGGTACTGAAAGAATCCAATTCAATTGTTTAGCGGTGGATCCATCAGGTGAAGTCGTTTGTGCCGGCTCCCTTGACAATTTTGACATTCACGTTTGGTCAGTGCAAACGGGTCAATTGCTAGATGCTTTGTCCGGACACGAAGGTCCCGTTTCGTGTCTGTCGTTCAGTCAAGAGAACAGTGTCTTAGCTTCCGCATCATGGGATAAAACAATTAGAATTTGGTCCATATTTGGTAGAAGCCAACAAGTGGAACCATTAGAAGTTTATTCCGATGTTCTAGCCTTGTCAATGAGACCGGATGGGAAAGAAGTCGCAGTTTCCACCTTAAAGGGTCAAATCTCTATCTTCAACATAGAAGATGCCAAGCAAGTGGGCAACATTGATTGTAGAAAAGACATAATATCTGGTAGGTTTAATGAAGATAGATTCACTGCCAAAAATTCTGAACGATCCAAATTCTTTACTACAATCCATTACAGTTTTGATGGTATGGCTATCGTGGCTGGTGGTAATAATAATTCCATTTGTCTGTATGATGTTCCAAATGAagttttgttgaaaagattcATTGTATCCAGAAACATGGCTTTGAACGGTACTCTTGAGTTTTTGAACAGTAAGAAAATGACTGAAGCAGGTTCATTGGATTTAATCGACGATGCAGGCGAAAATTCAGATTTGGAGGACCGTATTGATAATTCTTTACCGGGTTCTCAAAAAGGTGGCGATCTGTCGACAAGAAGGATGAGGCCAGAGGTTAGAGTTACTTCAGTGCAGTTCTCACCAACAGCAAATGCATTTGCTGCTGCTTCGACAGAAGGTTTATTGATATATTCTACTAATGACACGATATTATTTGATCCCTTTGACCTGGATGTCGACGTCACCCCTCATTCCACCGTAGAGGCACTGCGGGAAAAACAGTATTTGAATGCATTAGTAATGGCATTCAGAttaaatgaagaatacCTAATCAATAAAGTTTATGAAGCCATACCTATTAAGGAAATCCCCTTGGTTGCAAGTAATATTCCTGCAATATATTTACCAAGAATCCTGAAATTCATAGGTGATTTTGCTATTGAATCTCAACACATTGAGTTTAATCTAATTTGGATCAAAGCCCTATTATCTTCAAGCGGTGATTACATAAACGAACACAAATATCTCTTCTCGACGGCTATGAGGTCAATACAGAGATTTATTGTTAGAGTGGCTAAGGATGTAGTCAACACCACAACTGATAATAAATACGCCTATAGGTTCTTGGTCTCAACTGACGGGTCCATGGAAGATGATACGgctgatgatgatgaggtTCTATTAAAAGATGACGCAGAGGAAGATAACGAAGAGAATGATGTGGCCATGGAATCTGACGACGAAGAAGGATGGATTGGTTTCAATGGGAAGGATAACAAATTACCCTTGtctaatgaaaatgattccagtgatgaagaagaagacgagAAAGAGCTTCCTTGA
- the YIH1 gene encoding Yih1p (Negative regulator of eIF2 kinase Gcn2p~similar to YCR059C): protein MDDDHEQLVEELEAVEAIYPDLLSKKQEDGSIIVVKVPQHEYMTLQISFPAHYPSKEPPNVIDVSVCTSLAKRDLYDTKYLQHLFQEVMDSVFHRGSVCLFDFLTELDGVLYVEPEEETEPVQQSDIPTDPFEGWTASDPITDRGSTFMAFAAHVTSEEQAFAMLDLLKTDSKMRKANHVMSAWRIKQDGSAATYQDSDDDGETAAGSRMLHLITIMDVWNVIVVVARWFGGAHIGPDRFKHINSTAREAVVRAGFGK, encoded by the coding sequence ATGGATGACGATCACGAACAGTTGGTCGAAGAACTGGAGGCCGTCGAGGCCATCTACCCGGACCTTCTCTCCAAGAAGCAGGAAGACGGAAGTATCATCGTTGTTAAAGTCCCGCAGCACGAGTATATGACACTGCAGATCTCCTTTCCGGCGCACTACCCGTCTAAAGAGCCTCCTAACGTTATCGACGTTAGTGTCTGCACTTCGTTGGCTAAGCGCGACCTCTACGACACCAAGTACCTGCAGCATCTGTTCCAGGAAGTGATGGATTCTGTTTTCCACCGCGGGTCTGTTTGTCTATTCGACTTCCTCACAGAACTCGACGGTGTCCTGTATGTCGAGCCAGAGGAGGAGACGGAACCCGTCCAGCAAAGTGACATCCCCACAGATCCCTTCGAGGGCTGGACTGCGTCGGACCCCATTACTGATAGAGGTTCGACTTTCATGGCCTTTGCAGCACACGTTACTTCCGAGGAACAAGCGTTTGCCATGCTAGACTTGCTAAAGACTGACTCCAAGATGCGCAAGGCAAATCACGTCATGAGCGCGTGGCGAATCAAGCAGGATGGCTCTGCAGCAACATATCAAGATTCTGATGACGACGGTGAAACCGCCGCCGGTTCCAGAATGCTCCACCTCATCACCATCATGGATGTGTGGAACGTCATCGTTGTGGTGGCACGTTGGTTCGGTGGCGCCCACATAGGACCTGACCGGTTTAAACACATCAATTCCACTGCAAGAGAAGCAGTCGTCAGGGCCGGCTTCGGTAAGTAA